A single genomic interval of Antechinus flavipes isolate AdamAnt ecotype Samford, QLD, Australia chromosome 1, AdamAnt_v2, whole genome shotgun sequence harbors:
- the KCNV1 gene encoding potassium voltage-gated channel subfamily V member 1 translates to MEAPFRCRSPTAGTANEMPLNSGSLLSLDSSVFCSEGEGEPLALGDSFTVNVGGSRFVLSQQALSCFPHTRLGKLAVVVASCRHPGTLAAASSTLELCDDANLVDNEYFFDRSSQAFRYILHYYRTGRLHVMEQLCALSFLQEIQYWGIDELSIDSCCRDRYLKRKELSETLDFKDDTEDQESQQESDQDFSQGLCPTTRQKLWDILEKPGSSTAARIFGIISIIFVVVSIANMALMSSEPSWLDMQLLEALEYLCITWFTGEFALRLLCVRNRCGFLRKVANIIDLLAILPFYITLLVESLSESETTQELENVGRIVQVLRLLRALRMLKLGRHSTGLRSLGMTLTQCYEEVGLLLLFLSVGISIFSTVEYFAEQSMPGTTFTSVPCAWWWATTSMTTVGYGDIRPDTTTGKIVAFVCILSGILVLALPIAIINDRFSACYFTLKLKEAAIRQREALKKLTKNIATDSYISVNLRDVYARSIMEMLRLKGRERASTRSSGGDDFWF, encoded by the exons ATGGAGGCGCCTTTCCGCTGCCGGTCCCCAACTGCCGGGACGGCCAATGAAATGCCGCTGAACAGCGGTTCTCTACTCTCCTTAGACTCCAGCGTATTCTGCAGCGAGGGAGAAGGAGAGCCCCTAGCTCTAGGGGACAGCTTCACTGTCAACGTGGGAGGTAGCCGCTTCGTCCTATCCCAGCAAGCATTGTCCTGTTTCCCACACACGCGGCTGGGGAAGTTGGCCGTAGTAGTGGCGTCCTGCCGCCACCCCGGTACTCTGGCCGCCGCCTCCAGCACCCTGGAGCTCTGCGACGATGCCAACTTGGTGGACAATGAATATTTCTTCGACAGGAGTTCCCAAGCTTTCCGCTACATCCTACACTATTACCGTACTGGCCGGCTGCACGTCATGGAGCAGCTGTGTGCGCTCTCCTTCCTACAGGAGATCCAGTACTGGGGCATCGACGAGCTGAGCATCGATTCCTGCTGTAGGGACAG GTACTTGAAAAGGAAGGAGTTGAGTGAGACTTTAGACTTCAAGGATGATACTGAAGACCAGGAAAGTCAGCAAGAGAGTGACCAAGATTTTTCTCAAGGACTCTGCCCTACTACCCGACAGAAGCTCTGGGACATTTTGGAAAAACCAGGATCTTCCACAGCTGCAAGGATCTTTGGAATTATTTCCATCATTTTTGTGGTCGTGTCCATTGCCAACATGGCCCTGATGTCTTCTGAGCCAAGCTGGCTGGACATGCAGCTATTGGAGGCCCTGGAGTACCTATGTATTACTTGGTTCACTGGGGAGTTTGCCCTACGCTTACTCTGTGTGAGGAACAGGTGTGGCTTCTTAAGGAAGGTGGCAAATATCATTGACCTCTTGGCCATCCTCCCCTTCTATATCACTCTGTTGGTGGAGAGCCTAAGTGAAAGTGAAACCACACAAGAGCTGGAAAATGTGGGACGCATCGTGCAGGTTTTGAGGCTGCTCAGGGCTCTTCGAATGCTTAAACTGGGCAGACATTCAACAG GCTTGCGGTCACTAGGAATGACACTCACTCAGTGTTATGAAGAGGTTGGTCTGCTCCTCCTATTTCTCTCCGTGGGCATTTCAATATTTTCAACTGTGGAATATTTTGCTGAGCAAAGCATGCCAGGCACAACCTTCACAAGTGTGCCCTGTGCATGGTGGTGGGCAACAACATCCATGACTACTGTGGGTTATGGTGACATTAGGCCAGACACCACCACAGGCAAAATCGTGGCCTTTGTGTGTATACTATCGGGGATACTTGTTTTGGCCTTGCCTATTGCTATTATTAATGATCGCTTTTCTGCCTGCTATTTTACTCTGAAGCTAAAGGAAGCAGCTATTCGACAGCGTGAAGCCTTGAAGAAATTGACAAAGAATATAGCCACTGACTCCTATATCAGTGTTAATTTGAGAGATGTTTATGCCAGAAGTATCATGGAAATGCTCCGAttgaaaggcagagaaagagcAAGTACTAGGAGCAGTGGGGGAGATGATTTCTGGTTTTAA